The following proteins are co-located in the Fructilactobacillus carniphilus genome:
- a CDS encoding ABC-F family ATP-binding cassette domain-containing protein, giving the protein MALLEVSNLSMSFADKQLYSNANFQLNKGEHMGVVGQNGVGKSTLIKILTGKELPVTGSIQWQKGTKIGYLDQYVDIPKGMTLIDFLHTAFADLYEMNDRMIELYTRYAETMDDSLMEKATRLSGQLDAQGFYEVETKIEQVISGLGLDDIGRDHEIAEMSGGQRSKIILAKLILEHPDVLLLDEPTNYLDTAHIKWLEDYLNSFDGAALIISHDYDFLEPVTNCIINLAFGKITKYRGDFKSAMRQRAEKEKTQQREYEKQQVEIDKAKKFIQKNKAGSRSTMAKSREKMLDRMDVIEPPKSNIKAEFAFPYAETGSQNALVVNQLSVGYEQPLLAPVTFSVDTDQKVVLQGFNGVGKSTLIKSILGLIPALGGEADFSPSAKVSYFSQDLVWDDPDLKPMQLIQNKYPKLTQKEIRTKLAQAGLDAANAFKPIGTLSGGEQVKVKLALLEFEPSNFLILDEPSNHLDDETKESLKQAIKRFPGNVIVVSHEESFAEGLADKVIDVEKLSLS; this is encoded by the coding sequence ATGGCACTTTTAGAAGTATCTAATTTGAGTATGAGTTTTGCGGATAAGCAACTATATTCAAACGCCAACTTTCAGTTAAATAAAGGGGAACACATGGGAGTGGTCGGTCAAAACGGAGTGGGAAAATCCACACTGATTAAGATTTTGACTGGCAAAGAACTCCCGGTGACCGGCTCCATTCAGTGGCAAAAGGGAACCAAAATTGGGTATCTGGATCAGTACGTGGACATTCCGAAGGGGATGACTCTGATTGATTTCCTGCATACCGCCTTTGCCGATTTGTACGAGATGAACGATCGGATGATTGAACTGTACACGAGGTACGCGGAAACCATGGATGATAGTTTAATGGAAAAAGCGACTCGTTTGTCTGGGCAATTAGACGCCCAGGGCTTTTACGAAGTGGAAACCAAAATTGAACAAGTGATTAGTGGGCTGGGACTGGACGACATCGGTCGGGACCACGAAATTGCCGAGATGAGTGGCGGACAACGGTCTAAAATTATTTTGGCTAAGTTGATCCTGGAACATCCGGATGTATTGTTGTTGGATGAACCGACGAACTACCTGGATACAGCTCACATTAAGTGGCTCGAGGATTACTTAAACTCCTTTGACGGTGCTGCGCTTATCATTTCTCACGATTACGATTTCTTAGAACCAGTTACGAACTGCATCATTAACCTGGCGTTTGGCAAGATTACCAAGTACCGGGGCGATTTTAAATCAGCAATGCGGCAACGGGCCGAAAAGGAAAAGACCCAACAACGCGAATACGAGAAGCAGCAAGTTGAGATTGACAAGGCCAAGAAGTTCATTCAAAAGAACAAGGCCGGGAGTCGGTCGACGATGGCGAAGTCCCGGGAAAAGATGTTGGATCGGATGGACGTCATTGAACCACCCAAGAGTAACATTAAGGCTGAGTTTGCGTTTCCGTATGCTGAAACGGGATCGCAAAACGCGCTGGTTGTGAACCAACTCTCGGTTGGATATGAGCAACCGTTGCTGGCCCCGGTGACCTTCTCGGTTGATACGGACCAAAAGGTGGTCTTACAGGGATTTAACGGGGTCGGAAAGTCGACCTTGATCAAGAGCATTTTGGGCTTAATCCCAGCTCTAGGTGGAGAGGCAGACTTTTCGCCCTCAGCTAAGGTCAGCTACTTTAGCCAGGATTTAGTTTGGGATGATCCAGACTTAAAACCGATGCAGTTGATTCAAAACAAGTACCCGAAGCTGACCCAAAAGGAAATTCGAACTAAGTTGGCCCAGGCCGGCCTAGACGCCGCGAACGCTTTTAAACCAATTGGAACGTTATCCGGGGGTGAACAGGTCAAAGTTAAACTAGCCTTGCTGGAATTTGAACCCAGCAACTTCTTGATTCTAGACGAACCATCCAACCACTTGGATGATGAAACCAAGGAATCACTAAAGCAGGCGATTAAGCGCTTCCCGGGCAACGTCATCGTGGTGAGTCACGAGGAGAGTTTTGCCGAGGGCCTGGCTGATAAAGTGATTGACGTGGAAAAACTGAGTTTGAGTTAA
- the add gene encoding adenosine deaminase has protein sequence MLTRAEIQRFPKAELHCHLDGSIRPHTLRQIARSQGMAVDSNLMELTRKMVAPKRCENLEEYLKTFDFVLPFLQTVPALQRAAYDVMEQAHQDGVVYLELRFAPVLSTQGQLTIPETVQAVAAGMDEAYRTYGIRGNLIVCGMRTEDGDAVHHDFAALEEVQDQVAGIDLAGPEVDGFVPEYEQALQEAVADLDVQLTLHAGECGCAHNVVEAIQAGSQRIGHGIAANGDAEAERLLKERQICIEGCPTSNCQTGALDRIEDYPLQRWLNQGQALCINTDNRTVSDTTLTEEYFQLAHHDGLTKDQLRLCNQNAVRHSFADEVTKASLLQEITNFEAE, from the coding sequence ATGTTAACTCGAGCTGAGATTCAAAGATTCCCCAAAGCCGAACTTCATTGTCACCTTGATGGTTCGATTCGCCCCCACACCCTGCGCCAAATTGCCCGGAGCCAGGGAATGGCAGTGGATTCTAACCTCATGGAGTTGACCCGCAAAATGGTGGCGCCCAAAAGGTGTGAGAACTTAGAGGAGTACCTAAAGACCTTTGACTTTGTCTTGCCCTTTTTACAAACGGTGCCAGCCTTACAACGCGCTGCCTATGACGTGATGGAACAGGCGCATCAAGATGGCGTGGTGTATTTGGAACTACGCTTTGCCCCGGTTCTTTCGACCCAGGGACAACTGACGATTCCAGAAACGGTGCAAGCCGTGGCCGCCGGAATGGACGAAGCCTACCGGACCTATGGGATCAGAGGGAACTTGATTGTGTGTGGAATGCGAACGGAAGATGGCGACGCCGTGCACCACGATTTTGCGGCTCTTGAAGAAGTCCAAGACCAAGTGGCGGGGATTGACCTCGCGGGTCCCGAAGTAGACGGATTCGTTCCCGAATACGAACAGGCCCTGCAGGAAGCCGTGGCCGACTTAGACGTGCAACTGACCTTACATGCCGGTGAATGTGGTTGTGCTCACAACGTGGTCGAAGCGATTCAAGCGGGAAGCCAACGGATCGGGCACGGGATTGCCGCCAATGGGGACGCGGAAGCTGAACGCCTGTTAAAGGAACGGCAGATCTGCATCGAAGGCTGCCCCACCAGCAACTGTCAAACCGGAGCTTTGGACCGGATCGAGGATTACCCGTTACAACGATGGTTAAACCAGGGACAAGCATTGTGCATTAACACCGACAACCGGACCGTTTCTGACACTACTTTAACGGAGGAATACTTCCAGCTGGCGCACCACGATGGCTTGACCAAGGACCAATTGCGCCTGTGCAACCAAAACGCCGTGCGCCATTCCTTTGCGGACGAAGTCACTAAGGCGTCGTTATTGCAGGAAATCACCAACTTTGAAGCAGAATAA
- a CDS encoding proline iminopeptidase-family hydrolase — MKTGTKIITLENGYHLWTNTQGTGDIHLLALHGGPGGTHEYWEDTAQQLQKQGLNVQVHMYDQLGSWYSDTPDWDDPAVANNIETYDYYVDEVEEVRQKLGLDNFYLIGQSWGGALVQLYAAKYGDHLKGAIISSMVDRISDYTDHLAQIRKEALTPDELAYMQKCEAENNYDNDRYQALVTRLNEQYVDRKQPAAIAHLVDTMSVPLYNAFQGDNEFVITGKLKDWNFTDHLKDIQVPTLVTFGEHETMPLATGKRMAQMIPNARFASTPNGGHHHMIDNAPVYYDHLASFIRDVENNQF; from the coding sequence ATGAAAACAGGAACAAAAATCATTACCCTTGAGAACGGTTATCACTTATGGACCAACACGCAAGGAACTGGCGACATTCACTTGCTCGCTTTACACGGTGGCCCCGGTGGCACCCACGAATACTGGGAAGACACAGCCCAACAATTACAAAAACAGGGCTTAAACGTCCAGGTCCACATGTACGACCAACTGGGTTCATGGTATTCAGACACGCCCGACTGGGACGACCCTGCGGTAGCGAATAACATTGAAACCTACGACTACTACGTCGACGAAGTAGAAGAAGTTCGGCAAAAATTGGGCCTCGACAACTTCTACCTGATTGGTCAGTCCTGGGGAGGCGCCCTCGTACAACTGTATGCCGCTAAGTACGGTGACCACCTGAAGGGAGCTATCATCTCTTCCATGGTCGACCGGATCAGCGACTACACCGACCATCTGGCCCAAATTCGTAAGGAAGCCTTAACTCCCGACGAATTAGCTTACATGCAAAAATGTGAAGCAGAAAATAACTACGATAACGACCGTTACCAGGCCCTCGTGACCCGGTTAAACGAACAATACGTGGACCGGAAACAACCGGCAGCCATTGCCCACCTCGTCGACACGATGAGCGTACCGCTTTACAACGCCTTTCAGGGTGACAACGAATTCGTGATTACCGGAAAATTGAAGGATTGGAACTTCACCGACCACTTAAAGGACATCCAAGTTCCAACCTTGGTTACCTTTGGGGAACACGAAACAATGCCACTTGCAACCGGAAAACGGATGGCGCAGATGATTCCTAACGCCCGCTTTGCTTCTACTCCCAACGGTGGTCACCACCACATGATTGACAACGCGCCCGTGTACTACGACCACTTGGCTAGTTTCATTCGTGACGTGGAAAATAACCAATTTTAA
- a CDS encoding cation:proton antiporter yields MEYLGSIWIVLVAALLFGYGASRIGLPSVVGQIIAGIIIGPALLNWVKLNEILSVSADLGIILLMFLAGLECDFNQVKKYLKSATGIAVCGVVLPMLVFFGLGMLLKQGMVEALFWGVIFSATSVSISVAVLQEYGKLQSVAGAVILGAAVVDDIISIVLLSLFTSFFTGGGNIALVIGLQVLYLIFLFVMVKWVVPEIIKIGMYFHDDIALAIIGIVLCFSLAELAEVCHLSSVLGAFFAGIAVGFTPARDTIEHSTNIIGYALLIPIFFVSVGLELKLVTSWNGFLIVILLTVVALLTKWVGCGLGARAFGFSWKDSNVIGAGMVSRGEMALIVAQVGLSSHLLSNHLYSEIIFVIILTTILSPIMLKWGLKK; encoded by the coding sequence ATGGAATATTTAGGAAGCATTTGGATTGTACTAGTCGCCGCGCTGTTATTTGGATACGGAGCCAGTCGGATCGGGCTCCCCAGCGTGGTCGGACAGATTATTGCCGGAATCATCATTGGCCCGGCGTTACTGAACTGGGTCAAGTTAAACGAGATTCTGTCGGTGAGCGCCGATCTCGGGATTATTTTACTGATGTTTTTAGCCGGACTGGAGTGCGATTTCAATCAGGTTAAAAAATACTTGAAGTCCGCCACGGGGATTGCCGTCTGCGGGGTCGTGTTGCCGATGCTGGTCTTCTTTGGACTGGGAATGCTGCTCAAGCAGGGGATGGTCGAAGCGTTGTTCTGGGGGGTAATTTTCTCAGCGACCTCCGTTTCGATTAGTGTGGCCGTGCTGCAGGAATACGGCAAATTGCAGTCGGTGGCCGGAGCGGTGATTTTGGGGGCCGCGGTAGTCGATGACATCATCTCAATCGTGCTGCTGAGCCTGTTTACCAGTTTCTTTACGGGCGGTGGCAACATCGCCCTGGTGATCGGCCTGCAGGTTCTTTACCTGATTTTCCTCTTCGTGATGGTGAAGTGGGTGGTGCCAGAAATCATTAAAATCGGGATGTACTTTCACGATGACATTGCGCTAGCCATCATTGGAATCGTGTTGTGCTTCTCCTTAGCCGAACTGGCCGAGGTGTGCCACCTAAGTTCCGTGTTAGGGGCTTTCTTTGCCGGAATCGCCGTCGGCTTTACGCCCGCCCGGGACACGATTGAACACAGTACGAACATCATTGGTTATGCCTTGCTAATTCCCATCTTCTTTGTCTCCGTGGGGTTAGAATTAAAGTTGGTTACCAGTTGGAATGGGTTCTTAATCGTGATCTTATTGACAGTGGTGGCTCTGCTCACCAAGTGGGTCGGCTGTGGCCTGGGCGCGCGCGCCTTTGGCTTTAGCTGGAAGGATAGTAACGTGATTGGAGCCGGGATGGTTTCGCGAGGGGAAATGGCCCTGATTGTGGCGCAGGTCGGACTTAGCAGTCATTTACTATCGAACCATTTGTACTCGGAAATTATTTTCGTAATCATCTTAACCACCATTTTGTCACCAATTATGTTAAAGTGGGGGCTTAAAAAATAA
- a CDS encoding guanylate kinase — MKSRQPQQHYIIVLTGPAGAGKTTVQNYLATEYGIPKIITHTTRPPRAHEQAGVHYYFETPASFNQLDLLESVHYAGHQYGSSREALDRVWQQNPLASIVLDTQGALTYRKRLGEQAVIIYLAVPETAELHRRMLKRGDSPAAVQARLHSAETQRDLELPAELKDVGIYLPNREWEQTTAQLQQIIEKLNNG, encoded by the coding sequence ATGAAATCACGCCAACCACAGCAACATTACATCATCGTACTAACGGGTCCGGCGGGCGCCGGGAAGACGACCGTGCAAAATTATTTAGCGACGGAGTACGGGATTCCCAAGATCATCACACATACCACCAGACCGCCGCGAGCACACGAGCAAGCGGGAGTCCATTACTACTTTGAAACGCCGGCGAGTTTTAACCAGTTGGATCTCTTAGAATCCGTGCACTATGCTGGTCATCAATATGGGTCCTCGAGAGAGGCACTGGACCGGGTGTGGCAACAAAACCCTCTGGCTTCGATCGTGCTGGATACCCAGGGAGCATTGACATATCGAAAACGGCTCGGTGAGCAAGCCGTGATTATTTACCTGGCCGTGCCGGAAACGGCGGAGTTACACCGGCGAATGTTGAAACGGGGTGATTCTCCGGCTGCCGTGCAAGCGCGGTTACATAGCGCTGAAACCCAGCGCGATCTGGAGTTGCCAGCAGAGTTGAAAGACGTGGGGATTTATCTGCCCAACCGGGAGTGGGAGCAGACCACCGCGCAACTGCAGCAAATTATTGAAAAATTAAACAACGGTTAA
- a CDS encoding DUF6681 family protein, whose translation MFSFLDAINSWLGYINIEPRTKGRLYDILSFLGELYMAYITYRFLANGFWARGLLLLVVTVVLAYFLYLNTIYYFTNRTSKIDVTPWIYKILHIKPQPQAQGPKVRNIPANGIYDKRKTMPGKLTSNAPEQQFINQLAAELLQQGLLKANYEGLSDRELKQRLQHEPRVDAIGQGTLLPYFAMKAENGHHVVYAGLNEAHAQPIGTVTQVGLQSIDQVDANHVQIFLAAAYLTGGKFKQLGRRGVLEQPADYHIELEIASKATN comes from the coding sequence ATGTTTAGCTTTTTAGATGCGATTAATTCGTGGCTAGGGTATATCAATATTGAACCAAGGACTAAGGGTCGCCTTTACGACATCTTGTCGTTTTTAGGAGAACTCTACATGGCTTACATTACCTACCGGTTCCTCGCGAATGGTTTTTGGGCGCGCGGTTTACTCCTTCTAGTGGTGACGGTGGTGTTGGCCTACTTCTTGTACCTGAACACGATTTATTACTTTACCAATCGGACCTCTAAGATTGACGTAACTCCCTGGATTTACAAGATCTTGCACATTAAACCACAGCCGCAGGCACAAGGCCCTAAGGTCCGCAACATCCCTGCGAATGGGATTTACGATAAGCGTAAAACGATGCCCGGTAAGTTAACTAGTAATGCACCAGAGCAACAGTTCATCAACCAATTAGCTGCTGAGTTGTTACAACAAGGACTGCTGAAAGCTAACTATGAAGGCTTAAGTGATCGGGAGTTGAAGCAACGCTTGCAACACGAACCACGGGTGGATGCCATTGGTCAGGGAACCCTCTTGCCGTACTTTGCCATGAAGGCCGAAAACGGTCACCACGTGGTGTATGCGGGACTCAACGAAGCCCATGCGCAACCAATCGGAACGGTGACTCAAGTTGGGTTGCAGAGCATTGACCAAGTCGACGCTAATCACGTCCAAATCTTTTTAGCTGCGGCGTACTTAACCGGCGGAAAATTTAAACAGTTAGGGCGTCGGGGCGTTCTGGAACAACCGGCTGATTATCACATTGAACTAGAAATTGCCTCAAAGGCCACCAATTAA
- the xylB gene encoding xylulokinase translates to MTECVLGIDLGTSAVKVSAVDRSGKIIAQESFDYPLSQPQSGYSEQNPNDWVMSTTVAIVRLILDDHIDPNDIAGVSYSGQMHGLVLLDQDYHVLRPAILWNDTRTTAEREEIEQIMGDEFVRITGNRPLEGFTLPKLLWVKKHEPELWQQTAVFLTPKDYVRYRMTGQLGIDYSDATGTTLLDIHTNQWSTEICDRLGIPESILPPLLHSDDQAGTITAEYAEFSGLSQATKVFAGGADNACGALGAGILRPEVVLSSIGTSGVILKYEDQPTDAYHGQVQMEDHVVNDAYYSMGVTLAAGYSLSWFKKTFCSDITFDQMMAGAAESEIGAKGLLFTPYIVGERTPYADADVRGSFIGIDATQKRGDFTRAVIEGVTFSFRDLLEIYRQAGAHFQQVVAIGGGAKSPMWLQMQADIFNVPVQKLANEQGPGLGAAMIAAVGLGWYPDYQACADQFVHVDKVYQPIPANVARYNQIYRLYHEVYPQTKSLTHQLQALK, encoded by the coding sequence ATGACAGAGTGTGTGTTAGGAATTGACTTGGGAACCAGTGCGGTGAAGGTTTCTGCGGTGGATCGGTCCGGAAAGATTATTGCCCAGGAGTCGTTTGACTATCCGTTAAGCCAACCCCAATCAGGTTACAGTGAACAAAATCCCAACGACTGGGTAATGTCGACCACGGTCGCCATTGTCCGTTTGATTTTGGATGATCACATTGACCCCAATGACATTGCCGGGGTTAGCTACTCCGGCCAGATGCACGGCTTAGTGCTCCTGGATCAGGATTACCACGTGCTACGGCCCGCCATTTTGTGGAACGACACCCGGACTACGGCGGAACGCGAAGAAATTGAACAGATTATGGGCGACGAGTTCGTGCGAATTACGGGGAACCGGCCGCTCGAAGGGTTCACGTTGCCAAAACTCTTGTGGGTGAAAAAGCACGAACCAGAACTATGGCAGCAAACAGCCGTCTTTTTAACGCCAAAGGACTACGTGCGCTATCGGATGACGGGACAACTGGGGATTGATTATTCTGATGCAACCGGAACCACATTGCTAGACATCCACACGAATCAATGGAGTACGGAGATTTGTGACCGGTTAGGCATTCCAGAAAGCATTCTTCCACCCCTGCTGCATTCGGACGACCAAGCAGGAACGATTACCGCTGAATACGCGGAATTCTCGGGCTTGAGTCAAGCAACCAAGGTCTTTGCTGGGGGAGCCGATAATGCTTGTGGAGCCCTTGGAGCCGGAATTCTTCGTCCCGAAGTAGTGCTTTCTAGCATTGGGACTTCCGGAGTAATCTTGAAGTATGAAGATCAACCGACGGATGCCTATCACGGCCAGGTCCAAATGGAAGACCACGTGGTTAACGATGCCTACTACTCGATGGGAGTGACACTCGCAGCCGGCTATTCTTTGAGTTGGTTTAAAAAGACCTTCTGTTCAGACATTACCTTTGACCAGATGATGGCCGGAGCAGCAGAATCAGAAATCGGTGCCAAGGGGTTACTCTTTACGCCGTACATCGTCGGGGAACGAACTCCGTACGCAGATGCAGACGTGCGGGGAAGCTTCATTGGGATTGATGCCACCCAAAAACGGGGCGACTTTACCCGTGCCGTGATTGAGGGGGTCACCTTTAGTTTCCGGGATTTACTGGAAATTTATCGGCAGGCTGGCGCGCACTTCCAGCAAGTGGTAGCTATCGGAGGTGGAGCCAAGAGTCCCATGTGGCTACAAATGCAGGCTGATATTTTCAACGTTCCCGTGCAAAAACTAGCCAACGAACAGGGTCCCGGTTTGGGAGCGGCCATGATTGCCGCGGTTGGCCTCGGTTGGTATCCGGATTACCAAGCTTGCGCGGACCAGTTTGTGCACGTTGACAAGGTTTACCAACCAATTCCGGCGAACGTTGCGCGCTACAACCAGATTTACCGGTTGTACCACGAAGTGTACCCCCAAACTAAGTCATTGA